A DNA window from Thiopseudomonas alkaliphila contains the following coding sequences:
- a CDS encoding DUF2254 domain-containing protein, with protein MKAHLKWSLKNLLKEIWVRATLYSLLGVATALLALWLNDYVPDSLAGKFGSESVDKILNILSSSMLAVTTFSLSTMIGAYSSASGGATPRATQLLVQDATTQNVLSSFVGSFLFSVVGIIALNMGIYGERSKVVLFIATLCVLCFVVYNLLRWINHLTKFGRLGETTSRVEKVTEAALEKHAKMPYLGALPLSQAPVISATAEQIYSPKAGYVQYIDMDALGAICNQPDKYIYCLVLPGNFCLPSTVLAKTVGLSAKEQQLVANAFALDIQRSYEQDPRFGLCALSEVASRALSPAVNDPGTAIDVISRGTRLLAKYANERQDRLDLPVRKNCTQIYCGQATVEDFFDDFFTPIARDGAALIEVDITLQKSLRHLAETAPALYQAVAYGHAKMVVKRANAVLLVDEDKQRLQRQLDRFEQLVADTKHSD; from the coding sequence ATGAAAGCCCACCTGAAATGGTCGCTAAAAAATCTACTAAAAGAAATTTGGGTACGGGCGACCTTGTACTCATTACTAGGTGTTGCAACGGCTTTGCTGGCGTTATGGCTAAACGATTATGTACCCGATTCATTGGCAGGTAAGTTTGGTAGTGAGTCTGTGGATAAGATTTTGAATATCTTATCTTCAAGCATGTTAGCTGTGACCACCTTTTCTTTAAGCACTATGATTGGTGCTTATAGTTCAGCCAGCGGTGGGGCTACACCTCGGGCTACTCAGCTATTAGTGCAGGATGCCACTACGCAAAATGTACTTTCTAGCTTTGTTGGCTCATTTTTATTCAGTGTGGTGGGGATTATTGCACTGAACATGGGCATTTATGGTGAACGCAGTAAGGTGGTGCTGTTTATTGCCACGCTCTGCGTCCTGTGTTTTGTGGTGTATAACTTATTACGCTGGATTAATCATCTCACCAAGTTTGGGCGCTTAGGAGAGACCACCAGTCGCGTTGAAAAAGTCACTGAAGCTGCTTTAGAGAAACACGCTAAAATGCCGTATTTAGGCGCTTTACCTCTTAGCCAAGCGCCAGTTATTTCGGCTACAGCCGAGCAGATTTACTCACCTAAAGCAGGCTATGTGCAGTACATCGATATGGACGCTTTAGGGGCAATTTGTAATCAACCGGATAAATATATCTATTGCTTAGTTTTGCCGGGCAATTTTTGCTTGCCTAGCACTGTACTTGCTAAAACAGTGGGCTTATCGGCAAAAGAGCAGCAGTTAGTGGCGAATGCATTTGCGTTAGATATTCAGCGCTCTTACGAGCAAGATCCACGTTTTGGTTTGTGTGCGTTATCTGAGGTTGCATCACGGGCTTTATCACCGGCGGTTAATGATCCTGGTACAGCGATTGATGTTATTAGCCGAGGTACACGTTTGCTCGCTAAATATGCTAACGAGCGCCAAGATAGACTCGACTTACCCGTACGTAAGAACTGCACACAAATTTATTGCGGGCAGGCTACGGTAGAAGATTTTTTTGATGATTTTTTTACTCCGATTGCGCGTGATGGAGCCGCTTTGATTGAAGTGGATATTACTCTGCAAAAATCATTGCGGCACTTAGCGGAAACCGCGCCAGCACTGTATCAAGCAGTTGCTTATGGTCACGCCAAAATGGTCGTAAAGCGCGCAAATGCGGTGTTATTGGTCGATGAAGATAAACAGCGGCTGCAGCGCCAGCTTGATCGGTTTGAGCAGTTGGTTGCAGATACTAAGCACAGTGATTAA
- the cueR gene encoding Cu(I)-responsive transcriptional regulator, translating into MKTIGAAAKASGISRKMIRYYEQIGLLPAPSRNESGYRYYSAAAIEQLCFIKQARELGFSLPRIQQLLSLWQNSQRHSADVKAIAEQYIEELEQSIEQLQSMRQKLLNLTEQCHGDQHPECPIINNLALKPN; encoded by the coding sequence ATGAAAACCATTGGTGCCGCAGCTAAAGCATCGGGCATTAGCCGTAAAATGATTCGTTACTACGAACAGATTGGCCTACTGCCAGCGCCCTCACGCAACGAGTCTGGTTATCGTTATTACTCAGCGGCAGCAATTGAGCAACTGTGCTTTATTAAGCAGGCTCGAGAATTAGGCTTTTCTCTACCCCGTATCCAGCAACTACTGAGCCTCTGGCAAAACAGTCAGCGGCACAGTGCTGATGTAAAGGCCATTGCCGAGCAATATATTGAGGAGTTAGAGCAATCCATCGAACAATTACAAAGCATGCGCCAAAAACTATTAAACTTAACTGAGCAATGCCACGGGGATCAGCACCCAGAATGCCCGATTATTAATAACTTGGCGCTTAAGCCAAATTAA
- a CDS encoding heavy metal translocating P-type ATPase — MNAASVPFTLLVNGMSCASCVGRIERKLSTLPGVTSVNANLVTQEVTVTAKPLVPAEQIIHTLKQLGFEPKPAQLELAIEGMSCASCVRRIENALLAVPGVIHANVNLATQQAQVSTGQVAVDKLIQAIEQKGFSAQVLTADASITATHQQQQLQTSTQLQHLKQQLWLALTFAVPLFILEMGGHLIPSFAKWLDQNIGQSTLWLIQGLLAAAALLLPGRQLLKQGWQALWRLSPDMNSLVALGTSAAFGYSLVATFFPQLLPGGTVNVYYEAVGVIIALIILGRFLEAKAKSNTSAAIQGLVQLQPKTAWLIQADGQQSQCPIEQVQLGDQLAIRPGERIPLDGLVLTGTSFVDESMLSGEPIPVAKAQGDSLMSGTVNQAGHLTMQVQQTTEHTVLAQIIRLVEHAQGAKLPIQDLVNKVTAWFVPAVMLAALLTFFAWLIFAPASALSLALVNAVAVLIIACPCAMGLATPTSIMVGTGRAAQLGVLFRQGIALQSLQQTQVVAVDKTGTLTEGKPTLTDLIPSPGFSADQLLQWLASVEQSSEHPVAQAIVQAAQAQQLELLAITDFQSLTGLGISATIEQHAIVIGADRLMRQQNISLDSFSEQATALANQGKTPMYVAVDNQLAGLFAVADPIKSSTPVAINSLHQKGLKVAMITGDNQHTAQAIAKQLGIDQVIAEVMPAEKVAAVQQLQQQYGPVAYVGDGINDAPALATAEVGIAIGTGTDIAIEAADVVLMSGQLTGVVNALQISAATLRNIKQNLFWAFAYNTALIPVAAGVLYPINGTLLSPIFAAGAMAFSSIFVITNALRLRSFQPKLAG, encoded by the coding sequence ATGAACGCAGCATCTGTTCCCTTTACCCTTTTGGTTAATGGCATGAGTTGCGCCTCCTGCGTGGGACGCATCGAACGTAAGTTATCCACACTGCCTGGTGTTACCTCAGTTAATGCCAATCTCGTTACCCAAGAAGTCACCGTCACGGCTAAGCCACTGGTGCCTGCCGAGCAAATTATCCACACCTTAAAGCAATTAGGCTTTGAACCTAAACCTGCACAGTTGGAACTTGCGATTGAGGGAATGAGTTGCGCCTCCTGTGTGCGCCGCATTGAAAACGCCTTATTGGCAGTACCAGGTGTGATTCACGCCAATGTTAATTTAGCCACCCAACAAGCCCAGGTCAGTACCGGACAGGTCGCTGTGGATAAGTTAATTCAAGCCATTGAGCAAAAAGGCTTTAGCGCACAGGTGCTCACCGCTGATGCTTCAATCACCGCAACTCACCAGCAACAACAGCTGCAAACCAGTACTCAGCTACAGCACCTCAAACAGCAATTATGGTTGGCGCTGACCTTTGCTGTGCCGCTGTTTATTCTGGAAATGGGCGGACATCTCATACCATCCTTTGCTAAGTGGCTTGATCAAAATATAGGGCAATCGACACTCTGGCTTATTCAAGGATTATTAGCCGCGGCTGCCCTTTTGCTTCCTGGACGTCAGCTACTTAAGCAAGGCTGGCAAGCCCTGTGGCGCTTATCACCGGATATGAACTCCTTAGTCGCCTTGGGTACTAGTGCTGCCTTTGGCTATTCCCTAGTGGCTACGTTTTTCCCACAGCTGTTACCCGGCGGTACAGTGAATGTGTATTACGAAGCGGTCGGAGTCATTATTGCTCTGATTATCTTAGGTCGCTTCTTAGAAGCTAAAGCCAAAAGTAATACTTCAGCAGCGATCCAAGGCTTAGTTCAGCTGCAGCCTAAAACCGCCTGGCTGATCCAAGCCGATGGCCAGCAAAGCCAGTGTCCTATTGAACAAGTACAGCTGGGTGATCAGCTAGCGATTCGCCCTGGCGAGCGGATTCCCTTAGATGGCCTAGTCTTAACTGGTACTAGTTTTGTTGACGAATCAATGCTCAGTGGCGAGCCCATTCCGGTAGCTAAAGCTCAGGGTGATAGCTTAATGAGTGGCACGGTGAATCAGGCTGGGCATTTAACTATGCAGGTGCAGCAAACCACTGAACATACAGTACTGGCGCAAATTATTCGGCTGGTCGAGCATGCTCAAGGGGCTAAACTGCCCATTCAAGACTTAGTTAATAAAGTTACCGCGTGGTTTGTACCGGCAGTTATGCTCGCAGCCTTGCTAACCTTTTTCGCTTGGCTGATCTTTGCTCCAGCCAGTGCCCTAAGTTTAGCCTTAGTTAATGCCGTTGCGGTCTTAATCATTGCCTGTCCTTGCGCCATGGGATTGGCGACCCCCACTTCAATTATGGTCGGCACAGGTCGCGCTGCGCAGCTCGGCGTCTTATTTCGCCAAGGGATTGCGTTGCAAAGCCTACAACAGACTCAAGTGGTGGCGGTGGATAAAACCGGTACCCTAACCGAAGGTAAACCGACCTTAACAGACTTAATCCCCAGCCCAGGCTTTAGCGCAGATCAGCTATTGCAATGGCTGGCCTCAGTTGAGCAGTCCTCAGAACATCCGGTTGCGCAAGCCATTGTGCAGGCGGCGCAGGCGCAACAACTAGAATTACTAGCCATTACAGATTTTCAGTCCTTAACCGGCTTGGGTATTAGCGCCACAATTGAGCAACACGCTATTGTAATTGGTGCTGACCGCTTAATGCGGCAACAAAACATTTCCCTTGATTCTTTTTCTGAGCAAGCTACAGCCCTCGCCAATCAAGGAAAAACGCCTATGTATGTGGCGGTTGATAATCAGTTAGCTGGATTATTTGCCGTAGCTGACCCGATTAAATCTAGCACCCCGGTAGCTATCAACAGCCTGCATCAAAAAGGCTTAAAAGTAGCCATGATTACTGGCGATAACCAACATACGGCTCAGGCCATAGCCAAACAGCTAGGGATTGATCAAGTGATTGCTGAAGTTATGCCGGCAGAAAAAGTCGCAGCGGTACAACAACTCCAGCAACAATACGGCCCAGTAGCTTATGTCGGTGATGGCATCAATGATGCGCCAGCCCTCGCCACCGCGGAAGTTGGGATTGCCATTGGCACGGGTACGGATATTGCCATTGAGGCGGCCGATGTGGTGCTAATGTCAGGTCAGTTAACTGGGGTCGTTAATGCGCTACAAATTTCAGCTGCTACGCTGCGTAATATTAAACAAAACTTATTTTGGGCATTTGCCTATAACACCGCCCTGATTCCTGTGGCTGCGGGTGTGCTTTACCCGATCAATGGCACCTTGTTATCCCCCATATTTGCCGCAGGGGCGATGGCCTTCTCGAGTATTTTTGTAATTACTAATGCACTGCGTTTACGCAGTTTTCAGCCCAAACTCGCGGGCTAA
- a CDS encoding 2OG-Fe(II) oxygenase → MNTVAPHPLFIRVADDLASHGWSQQNVFMPVDLTTELAKECQRFAQTADFSAEFSLQSNQSPAIARYLAIMHKLQQTFSQHLALSLTHYHSYFCCRPSSAPALSLPSAPTAAINSVLLLNDGWLPEFAGELRLHLSAQRSHDIQPRAGTLVFFKAELSSELLAATRQHLSILGSFNT, encoded by the coding sequence ATGAATACTGTTGCGCCCCACCCTTTATTTATTCGAGTTGCCGATGACTTAGCCAGCCATGGTTGGTCGCAACAAAATGTATTTATGCCGGTTGATCTGACCACTGAACTGGCCAAAGAGTGCCAACGCTTTGCACAAACGGCTGACTTCTCAGCTGAATTTTCACTGCAAAGCAATCAGAGTCCCGCTATAGCGCGCTACCTAGCAATTATGCACAAGCTGCAGCAGACCTTTAGTCAGCACCTTGCACTATCGCTGACTCATTACCACAGCTATTTTTGCTGCAGACCAAGCTCAGCACCTGCCCTTTCACTCCCTAGCGCACCGACAGCGGCTATCAATAGCGTGTTATTACTCAATGATGGCTGGTTACCAGAGTTTGCTGGTGAGCTACGCTTACACTTATCCGCACAACGCAGCCATGATATTCAACCTCGGGCAGGAACATTAGTGTTTTTTAAGGCAGAACTTTCCAGCGAGCTATTAGCTGCCACTCGGCAACATTTATCTATCCTTGGCTCGTTTAATACTTGA
- a CDS encoding DUF2059 domain-containing protein, translated as MMQPFSTLRLTSSWTQSWRALVLTLGGLMSSSALADTVEQLYQQAGWAQQRTHFTQALQHTQQGFKGSLPEVVYQALLENSNQRFAPDKLRQQALNTLRSQLTQADPALAFFSSPLGRKVVAAETTATSPSTLRQYQQGIPKQPLEVSRQLVLRQLGEHIPFAEAGAEVALALSSVAASSLTQMIPGVFSSAQTNDLLGSQRQHLVQQMNQDLDNTLALVYRDLSDEELEQYLAFAQSASGQAYFSAALKAVQAALH; from the coding sequence ATGATGCAACCTTTTTCAACTTTACGCTTAACATCTAGCTGGACTCAGTCGTGGCGCGCACTGGTACTAACGCTAGGTGGTTTAATGAGCAGTTCAGCCTTGGCCGACACTGTGGAGCAACTCTATCAACAGGCGGGCTGGGCACAACAGCGCACGCATTTTACCCAAGCTTTACAGCATACGCAGCAAGGCTTTAAGGGCAGTTTACCCGAGGTGGTTTATCAGGCTTTGTTAGAAAATAGTAATCAGCGCTTTGCGCCTGATAAGTTACGCCAGCAAGCGCTTAATACACTGCGCAGTCAACTTACTCAGGCAGATCCGGCATTAGCATTTTTTAGTAGTCCGTTAGGGCGTAAAGTAGTGGCAGCTGAAACCACGGCGACATCACCGTCCACCTTACGTCAATATCAACAAGGAATTCCCAAGCAGCCATTAGAAGTTTCGCGTCAGCTAGTATTGCGCCAGCTAGGTGAGCATATTCCTTTTGCCGAGGCGGGAGCCGAAGTGGCGCTGGCGCTAAGTAGTGTAGCCGCTAGTAGCTTAACCCAGATGATTCCTGGGGTATTTAGCTCAGCCCAGACTAATGATTTACTGGGTTCACAGCGGCAACATCTAGTTCAGCAAATGAATCAAGATTTAGATAATACGTTAGCCTTGGTTTATCGAGACTTAAGTGACGAAGAGTTAGAGCAATACTTGGCTTTTGCTCAGTCAGCCAGTGGTCAAGCCTATTTTAGCGCGGCCTTAAAAGCGGTACAGGCAGCGCTGCATTAA
- the rarD gene encoding EamA family transporter RarD, whose translation MQAPLSTKQGYLLGLLAYVLWGLFPLFFKNLEAVPAIEVIAHRVLWSAIGAGLLLLIWKHPHWWQELRQHPKRIGVLALSGLLIACNWLLYVWAVNHDRMVEASLGYYINPLVNVLLGMLFLGERLRKTEWFAMGFAALGVAIQVWQLGALPWVSLVLAFSFGFYGLLRKQAPVDALPGLAIETWLLIPITLAWLVFYPNSTHQGLSFFSQAETFWLIAAGPVTLIPLICFNMAARTIPYASLAFLQYIAPTLVLLQAIFIYNEQFSTTSMLAFGCIWVALVIYSFDLWRTFKRNQRALAPAKK comes from the coding sequence ATGCAAGCGCCACTCTCAACCAAACAAGGCTATTTATTAGGTCTGTTGGCTTATGTGTTATGGGGGTTATTCCCCTTATTTTTCAAAAATCTCGAAGCAGTACCCGCCATTGAAGTCATTGCTCACCGTGTGTTGTGGTCGGCAATTGGTGCAGGGCTACTGTTACTGATATGGAAACATCCACACTGGTGGCAAGAATTGCGCCAGCATCCTAAACGGATTGGTGTGCTGGCTTTATCTGGGCTGTTAATTGCCTGTAACTGGTTGCTGTATGTATGGGCGGTTAACCATGATCGTATGGTTGAAGCCAGCCTCGGTTATTACATTAATCCCTTGGTCAACGTGCTGTTAGGCATGCTGTTTTTAGGCGAGCGTCTGCGTAAAACAGAGTGGTTTGCCATGGGCTTTGCAGCACTCGGTGTGGCTATTCAAGTCTGGCAACTAGGCGCCTTGCCTTGGGTATCGTTAGTGCTGGCCTTTAGCTTTGGCTTTTATGGCTTATTACGTAAGCAAGCACCGGTCGATGCGCTACCAGGACTGGCAATTGAGACGTGGTTGTTAATTCCTATTACCTTGGCTTGGTTGGTGTTTTACCCGAATAGCACCCACCAAGGGCTAAGCTTTTTTAGCCAAGCAGAAACCTTTTGGCTGATTGCCGCAGGGCCAGTGACCTTGATTCCATTGATCTGTTTTAACATGGCTGCCCGCACTATTCCCTATGCATCGCTGGCATTTTTGCAGTACATTGCGCCAACTTTAGTTTTGCTCCAAGCCATCTTTATCTATAACGAGCAATTTTCTACTACCTCAATGCTGGCCTTTGGTTGTATCTGGGTAGCCTTAGTGATTTACAGTTTTGATTTATGGCGTACCTTTAAACGCAATCAGCGCGCCCTTGCCCCAGCCAAAAAGTAA
- a CDS encoding gamma carbonic anhydrase family protein yields the protein MPLRSFQNCTPRLGQRVMIDPSAVVIGDVHLGDDCSVWPMAVIRGDMHSIRIGKGCSIQDGSVLHITHAGPFTGAGQPLIIGDYVTIGHQALLHGCRIGNQVLIGMNATVMDGAILEDQLILAAGSLVPPNKRLASGFVYKGNTAQAVRALTEQEYAFLQYTAQNYVNLKDQYLAEAHQENSSP from the coding sequence ATGCCTTTGCGTTCATTTCAAAATTGTACTCCTCGCTTAGGCCAGCGGGTGATGATTGATCCCAGTGCCGTAGTGATTGGCGATGTTCACTTAGGAGACGATTGCTCGGTCTGGCCCATGGCAGTGATTCGAGGGGATATGCACAGTATACGTATAGGCAAAGGCTGCAGTATTCAAGATGGCAGTGTATTGCATATCACCCATGCGGGCCCTTTTACCGGTGCAGGACAGCCGTTAATCATTGGCGATTACGTGACCATTGGCCATCAAGCCCTACTCCATGGCTGTCGTATTGGCAATCAGGTACTAATTGGGATGAATGCAACGGTGATGGATGGTGCGATCCTTGAAGATCAATTGATTTTAGCTGCCGGAAGTCTAGTGCCACCGAATAAACGCTTAGCCAGCGGTTTTGTTTATAAAGGTAATACAGCTCAAGCGGTACGCGCCCTTACCGAGCAAGAATACGCTTTTTTACAGTACACAGCGCAGAACTACGTGAACTTAAAAGATCAGTACCTTGCTGAAGCCCATCAGGAAAATAGTTCGCCTTGA
- the prlC gene encoding oligopeptidase A: MTTELNPLLQDFDLPPYSQIRPEHVQPAIEQILAESRQAIAKLLPQQQPTWESLIQPMDELGARLNRAWSPVSHLNAVCNNPELRAAYEACLPLLSEFSTELGQNKQLFEAYQALAKSPAASEFAQAQSTILQNELRDFHLSGIDLPTEQQHRYGEIQMQLSELTSQFANQLLDATQAWTKHITDEAELAGITDSAKAQMAEAAKAKNLDGWLITLEFPSYYAVITYADNRQLREEIYRAYATRASDQGPNAGQFDNGPVMEQILTLRAELAKLLGFANYSELSLATKMAETNQQVLDFLHDLASRSLPFAKQDLAELKAFAQEQGCAEFQVWDMSYYSEKLRQQKYSISQEELRAYFPIDTVLNGMFEIVQRLFGIEIQEVTDFDRWHPEVRLFEIQENGQRLGRFFFDLYARANKRGGAWMDGARDQYRNAQGELITPVANLVCNFTPAVEGQPALLTHDEVTTLFHEFGHGLHHMLTEIEFSGVSGINGVAWDAVELPSQFMENWCWEPEGLALISAHYQTGEALPKALLDKMLAAKNFHSGLMMVRQLEFSLFDFELHATHGDGRSVLEVLNQVREQVAVSVPPAWNRFANSFAHIFAGGYAAGYYSYKWAEVLSADAFSRFEEEGILNPATGRAFRQAILARGGSLAPMDLFVDFRGRKPSIDALLRHSGLTTQAA, encoded by the coding sequence ATGACTACAGAGCTTAACCCATTACTTCAAGACTTTGATTTACCCCCATACTCACAGATTCGTCCAGAGCATGTGCAGCCAGCGATTGAGCAGATTTTAGCCGAGAGTCGTCAGGCCATTGCTAAGTTGTTGCCGCAGCAACAGCCTACTTGGGAATCGTTAATTCAGCCGATGGATGAGTTAGGGGCAAGGCTAAATCGGGCGTGGAGTCCGGTGAGCCATTTAAATGCGGTATGCAATAATCCTGAGTTGCGTGCCGCCTATGAAGCCTGCTTACCCTTGTTATCAGAGTTCTCGACGGAGCTTGGGCAAAATAAACAGCTTTTTGAGGCCTATCAAGCCCTAGCTAAGAGTCCAGCGGCGAGTGAGTTTGCCCAAGCGCAAAGCACTATTTTACAAAATGAACTACGTGACTTTCATTTGTCGGGAATTGATTTACCCACAGAGCAGCAACACCGTTATGGTGAGATACAAATGCAGCTCTCCGAGCTGACCAGCCAGTTCGCTAACCAGCTGCTGGATGCTACCCAAGCCTGGACCAAGCACATTACCGATGAAGCTGAGCTAGCCGGCATCACCGACTCAGCCAAAGCCCAGATGGCGGAAGCGGCGAAAGCTAAAAACTTAGACGGTTGGTTAATTACCCTAGAATTTCCTAGCTACTATGCGGTGATTACCTATGCCGATAATCGCCAGTTGCGTGAGGAAATTTATCGAGCCTACGCTACTCGTGCTTCTGATCAAGGGCCTAATGCCGGACAGTTTGATAACGGCCCAGTGATGGAGCAAATTCTGACGTTACGCGCAGAACTGGCCAAATTATTAGGTTTTGCCAATTACAGTGAGCTGTCGTTGGCGACCAAAATGGCGGAAACCAATCAGCAAGTGCTGGATTTTCTGCACGACTTAGCCAGCCGTAGTTTACCCTTTGCCAAGCAAGATCTAGCCGAGCTGAAAGCCTTTGCCCAAGAGCAAGGCTGCGCTGAATTTCAAGTATGGGATATGAGCTATTACAGCGAAAAACTGCGCCAGCAAAAGTACAGCATCAGCCAAGAAGAACTGCGCGCGTACTTTCCAATTGATACCGTGCTTAATGGCATGTTTGAGATTGTTCAGCGGTTGTTTGGAATTGAGATTCAAGAAGTCACGGACTTTGATCGCTGGCACCCAGAAGTTCGCTTGTTTGAGATTCAAGAAAATGGCCAGCGTTTAGGGCGTTTCTTTTTTGACTTGTATGCGCGGGCGAATAAGCGCGGTGGCGCCTGGATGGATGGCGCCCGTGATCAGTACCGCAATGCCCAAGGCGAGCTCATCACCCCAGTGGCCAATTTGGTGTGTAACTTTACGCCAGCGGTAGAAGGCCAACCGGCGCTGCTAACCCATGATGAAGTCACCACCTTGTTCCACGAGTTTGGTCATGGGCTGCACCATATGCTGACAGAGATTGAGTTCTCTGGCGTTTCTGGAATTAACGGCGTGGCGTGGGATGCGGTCGAGTTACCTAGCCAATTTATGGAAAACTGGTGCTGGGAGCCCGAGGGCTTAGCGCTGATTTCTGCCCATTACCAAACCGGCGAAGCTTTACCTAAAGCCTTACTGGATAAGATGCTGGCGGCGAAAAACTTCCACTCCGGTTTAATGATGGTGCGCCAGTTGGAGTTTTCGTTATTTGATTTTGAACTGCACGCAACCCACGGTGATGGCCGTAGTGTGCTAGAGGTGTTAAATCAAGTGCGCGAGCAGGTTGCCGTTAGTGTTCCGCCCGCTTGGAACCGTTTTGCTAATAGCTTTGCCCATATTTTTGCCGGCGGTTATGCGGCAGGTTATTACAGTTACAAATGGGCTGAGGTGTTATCAGCCGATGCTTTCTCACGTTTTGAAGAAGAAGGTATTTTAAACCCAGCCACTGGCCGAGCTTTCCGCCAAGCGATTTTAGCCCGTGGTGGCTCCTTAGCGCCGATGGATTTGTTTGTTGATTTCCGTGGTCGTAAACCTTCAATTGATGCATTATTGCGTCACAGTGGTTTAACTACCCAAGCCGCTTGA
- a CDS encoding YheV family putative zinc ribbon protein yields the protein MTTSVVKRFIAGAVCPACEVQDGVRMWQEQGVQHRDCVHCGYGDTLNAQGNAIPKELPTRVSSQATVKPAPSSQALQFFPNPKLAKKTAE from the coding sequence ATGACAACTTCAGTAGTAAAGCGCTTTATTGCTGGCGCAGTATGCCCAGCCTGTGAAGTGCAAGATGGTGTAAGAATGTGGCAAGAGCAGGGCGTACAGCATCGTGACTGTGTGCACTGCGGCTACGGGGATACGCTGAATGCCCAAGGTAATGCGATACCGAAAGAGCTGCCAACCCGTGTGTCTAGTCAGGCCACGGTTAAGCCGGCGCCTAGTAGTCAGGCACTGCAGTTTTTTCCCAATCCTAAGTTAGCTAAGAAAACCGCAGAATAA
- the rpoZ gene encoding DNA-directed RNA polymerase subunit omega, translating to MARVTVEDCLENVDNRFELVMLASKRARQLATGGQEPKVPLENDKPTVLALREIAEGLVDKEIVAAEEAMMDEQPIFAAFDTER from the coding sequence ATGGCCCGCGTAACAGTTGAAGATTGCCTTGAAAATGTTGATAACCGTTTTGAACTGGTGATGTTAGCCAGTAAACGTGCACGTCAATTAGCTACAGGCGGCCAAGAGCCAAAGGTGCCTTTAGAAAATGATAAGCCGACAGTATTAGCTTTACGTGAAATTGCCGAAGGCTTAGTGGATAAAGAGATTGTGGCTGCAGAAGAGGCCATGATGGACGAACAGCCTATTTTTGCTGCCTTTGACACTGAACGTTAA